ACTTCTAATATCACTAGAAGGCGACAATACAACTGCATTTGAACTCAAAAAATCCACTTTCCTTTGGAGGACCCTGACCCGATCAAGTTCCCCTTTCAACCTAAACTCTAAATCCTTCCTCTCTGACCTTGACATCTTTGACAATGAAAAGACTTGCATTGGGACACCAAAACTATCATAACCATCTAGGTTCAGACTCATACATTTTCTCTTGGGAGCAAAGGAATCTTCTGATGCTGTCAACTCAGTTTCAACTCGCCCAGAACTTCCAAACCCCTCTGATTCACCCACAGTCTCAACAGCATGCCGGTAATCTGGAATAAAACCAGAGGAATGCCCTTTAGAGTATTTCCTTGATTTCCCCATTGGTTGTGAAAGCCAACACTTCCTTGATTCCTTCTGTCCAATAAACTCTATAGGAACAGTTGGTGCCATAAGATTAAGTCCCAATAACTGCACATGTCAACTTCGCGATTAATTTTTATTCCACAGCTTCACTTTCAAAATATCTGGATATCCAAAAGGTGCAATATCATGAAAATGCTCAGCTTGTGGTTCACAACATAATTAGCTTTGATTTCTCTAAAGGAtccatttttcaaaatttttagaattttcaGGAATGAGGTAAATAGAACAATAATTTCAACTCAACAGCAGCACCGGTTCCTTTTCTTTCCACATAatgatccttttttttttcctgcaaTGTATTTGGAGTTTAACCAAAAAGCCTCAATGCACTATGTAACCCTCCTAAAAATAATATGGAGGGacaaaaaaattgaaaactacAATTTAATGGTGTCGATAATACAAACTCAGCATCTCCAATGGCGAAATAACTCTAAATGTTGCTCTAACAAAAGCCTGAGAATCCCGAGTTCACTGAATGAAGCATAGTAACCCTCCCAAAAGCCTAAAATACAATCGACTAAACCTATAATAAGACCAGATATTCCCACCAAAAATAATAATCTTTCCCTATCGCCCGGAAACTTTCAACGGAATAAAAAAAATCCTCAAAATGATTCAAGAAATTATAGCACCGAAAAGaacaaaaataaatacttaCTAGGAAACAACCTAAGCTCCTTCGAGCAAAAACCCCCAAGTGAAAACCCTAGATCGAATCGAAACTAAATTAGTGCATCGACGCTGAAATACAATGTGCAACAAAACCCTACTAAGGAGGTTTATCCTTCACCAGATCCAACTAAAAACCTGGATCTCGCGCCAGAGTTCTTGATTCGAACAAACCCTAGAGAAACAGAGATTCGACAGAAGCCCCTCTTCGCTATTATTCTTCACCAAAATAGCGAAACAATAAGAAAAACAGAAGTGAAAGAGAGGAGAAGAGAGATAGCTCGAAGCCTGATATGGTTGGGCTACTTCGCACCTCTACTTAAAGGCCCAATTCGCCTCATTGCGCCAATCCCAGCCGTTCATCACGACTCCATCACATGCAACGTATaaaattacattattttttGTCCACCGTCAAATTCGGGATCTGACGGCTATGGTTATTATCTGCCTTTCTAAGATCTACGTAGACCGTGtaggatttaattaattaatttttactacTAAGTTCTAGAAGCGggagtttataaataaataaatatattaattaaaatgccAACAGAAGCAAAGAGAACGCGCGCGAGTATGTAAAATTTGTATTCGCGGTGCTATGGAGCTACGTGTGGAGTTTGAGGGGATTGCTGTAGGTGATTGTTTGCGTGATCGAGTATAAAGATTTGAAAGTTATGGATAAGGAAAGTCGACAAAATTACACAGAGTTGCCGAGCACGTGTCTCATTTGACTTTTCACTGCCACGTAATGCGGCCGATGAGATGGCATTATGCTCCCACGTGCTTCTTTTTGATGATTGCAAATGCCATTCCCCATCCGCATTGGCAATATTTTGTCTCAAATTGTAACCGTTACTGCTTTACCGTGAATTTGGATAGAATTGTGGAGAGGGTGGAAAATAAACGAGGAAActgtcttttatttttttatttttcttgaataataaaaaaataaaatttcttttttgaaaaatggagagaatataaagaaattaaaatattaatatgcctcttgttatataaattaaattttgttatatGACCAGTAATCTACATATAGTAATAgactattaaataataataaattttacttaacTAAGacaatatgatattttttacattcatatatttttgaaatatatagtattaattttacatattattttatttttattttaataatgatattattttttattcttgttTTGAAAATGgtcttttactattttaaattaacagagtagtattaaaattttaagctgaaatgaaattaataaaaataaaaattaattaaaactgatgatctgagatctagaaaatagagttttacaatGGTTGAGTAAGTTTGGTATGAGAGGAGGGTGCTCctttccttttattctttttcttggtctgtcagtgacgtgtaaTGGCTTCActgccattgggccacctgtctctgccatacggaTACGGTCGTACGAATATATCAGACATCTGCTCCATGTGTAACGACCATTTAATTGTCCCTTCTAGCACGCGGGTTAACCGAGCAATTCGGGACTGGGCCAGTGATCCTCACTTTGCTAAGCTTCCAGGCCGGGCTCGGGGAGAGAAGGCTGGGTCCCGAGAAAAGCCCGACCTCAAGGACGAATGGGCTGGGTCTTCTCATTTGCGGGATTCCGTGGGTCCTGGGCCGGCCCTGTCACTGTGGGCTCGGCCTCTTACGAGGACTGCTTCCCTTAAAACGtctcttcttctctctccttttctttactatttcaaaatttaaattttcttagCCCTTTAGAATCTTTCCTCTCCTCTGTTCTCTGTGCGTTCTGCCTGTTCTGTCTTCCTGCCCCCATTGTTTTCAAGGTACGCTTCTTATTTCCCCATGGATAGCCCTAAGCTTCCTGACGTCTTTGATCTTGAGTCCAGTATTACTCATTCTACTCTAAAAAACTTCATTTCGCGGGAGTACTTGGATACCCCTCTCTTCCACATCCGAGCTCCCTATCGtaatgagaggatcgttcttcccgatcctcctcctTCTGGTTTAATCGACCCTCAAAAGGACCTTAGTCTAGTCTTTTTCATCAAACAATGAGAATATGGTCTTACCTttcctttttctcctttttttactGAGGTCTTCCGGTATTTCGGGATAACCCCCCAAATGCTGACTCCCAACTCCATCCTGTTCATGTGTTCCTTTGAGTCAGTTTGCCTGAGCTGGGGGTTTACACCCACAGCGCGTCTGTTTGTTACCTTTTTTCGATTAGTGAAAGCGAGTCAAGGCTTTTACTATTTTGACCCTCGGGGAGGGCTGTCCATCTTTACTGTCACAAGGACTCGATAAAAGGCTGGGTAGAAGGGTTCGCTATGGTTGAGCTGAAGAAGGACTCCGGGTTGTCTTGGGAGGTGGAGCTCTCATGGGAGGATGTCCTTCTAGgctgcaatgacctgccccaGCTAAGTCTTACCGAGCAGGTCGGGttccttcgactgacttctgttgacaagaagtatgatgtcgaaagGTGTATGTTTGTGTCCACCCTTCAGGATTGCAGGGCTGCCGGTactttatttcatttaattgtTTTGCCTCTTCTTTGTGATTTTCACTGAGGGTTGTTCTAATTTGTTTTGGTTTTGGCTCTTTGCAGCTTCTAACGTTAAGATGGACCAAATCAAGCCCCCAAAGAACTTTACCCTATCTCGGGAGAGTATGAATGCTGCCTTAGATGTCCTCCGAGCTGGGCGGTCCGTGTCGGAAGCCACTCAGGAGGTGGCCCAGGTCATCTCTTCCAGATCGGCAGGTCGGTCTGCTCATCCTGTTTCAGCTTCTTCCCGAGCTCCCAAGCCGAGCTCCCAAGGTGTCAGGACCTCTAGGCCCTCCAGCCGTAGCAGGTCGAGCTCGATTCCTCAGTCTTCCTAGGCCCCGAAGTCCCAACAGGTCTCTGCTGCGAGGACGGAGAGGGCTCCCAGGGTTACTGACAGGTCGGTTGAAGATCCTAGGCATGTGAGGACGGATGTTGCCTCATCTTTGGAGGATGTCCCTAAAGAGAGAGCCCAAGTCACTCCGGTTGATAGGAGAGCCTCAAGCGGTGAAATGGAGGTTTTAGGAGCTTCCGTGGAGATTGCCCCCGCAGCTGAGGACGTTCTTATGGAGGGGGTCGAGTCCGAGCTAAAGGATAGCATTCCTCCCCGAGAGGAGTCCTCAGTTGCCCCTGAGGGTGCTGTCGAGGAGGCCACGAACAAGCGTCCTCCCCCTTCTGAAGCGCCTGCCCCGGCTCCTGTCCCCAAGAGTTCTCGGGCCTCCAGAAGACCAGCTCCTGCCCTGCCTCCTCTAGAAAAGGAAAAAACTCCTGTGGTGCCTCTGCTCTCTGCTACTGACAACGAGATTCTGAACGCAGAGGACATCACTCACCAATCTCCAGCAAGCGTTGTCGCGGAGATCCTAAGGAAGCGGATGTTTGGCGGGCTACAGAGGCTTCGGACCCTCGTCTGCCTACTCTTACTGGCCTTTTGGCTAGCTCTACTCGAGAGCAAGCAGCATTCTGGTCTCGGACTCGAGGGGAGCTTGGAGAcacaatcagggagatgcttttgATGGTAAGTTATCCCTTCTgatttttgcttttattttggTTCTCTTTGTTTCCTAGTCCTAACAGTTTTCTCTTTGTGCTAGGTGATGGGCCTTttcatggaggtggatgctcgtgaccactctctccgggagtTTGTAGAtcgccggattgaggaggcaCGCCTAGAGGAGAACTTGTCTGCCACCAGTGATGCCAGGGGCAATCTTGCAATGGCCCACGAGCATTCGAAGTCCTTACAGGtgaaactatcatataccctgGACGCTCTCAAGAGAGCTGATGAAAAGGCAGCTGCGGTAGAAATTCGCTGTGATGAAGCTTTGAAACAACTGTCTTCCCTGGAAGAGGTTCGGCGGGAGAGGGACGAGGCTGTGAGCCAAAAGAACAAGGTCTGGCACCAATACAAGGCCTTAAAGGCAGATTCTGAGGCAGCCCAGACTCATTATGATGCCGTGATAGCCCAAAGGGAGGAAGCCTTGGCTCGAATAGTGGTCCTCGAGCAAGAGCTGATTAAGCATGCAAATAGTGAGAAAGACCTGGCCCTGGCAGCAGAGGCATCTAGACTTCAAAACCAGCATCTCTGCCAGGAGGTCGAGGCTCTTAAGAGGAGgtgttcagccctgctcgaggatgCCAAGCACGCTGAAGATAGAGTCCAATTAGAGTGTGAGGAGCGCCTAAGGGAGTACAAGGAGTCGGCAGAGCTGAAAAAGgagattgagcaggcctgtgaagctcttCTCCAAAGTTACAAGGACTCTTCTGAGTTAAAGGCGAAGATAGCTGAGGCCTACGAGGCGCGACTTGCAAAATTCAAAGCCTCTGACGAGATGAAAAATGCAATCTGGCATAAGGGCTTCCGCATGTTCGTCTCCAGTTTCAATCGGGGCTTGAGGGAAGCCAGGCATGCCCTTTCCACCCCGCTAGCGCAACTCCGAGCTCTTGAGATagactctgatggcgaggaggtgcATTATGGGGAGGATGACAGACCCTTTCCCAAAGGAGTTCCTCACATTGCAACTGAGTCTCTTGAAGAGGGTACCGAGCTTAAGGAGGGAGATGGGCAGGAGACCGCTGGGCCTGAAGAGGAAGGTGTCGAGTCTCTGAGGGAATATGCTGGACCTCAAGAGGGAGGTGCTGGGAGTGAGATAGTGCCCTATGTGGGCCCTGGGGCCCAGAGCAAAATACTGGCCCTCCCCAGACTAGTAGTGTAAATGATGATGTAAATAATGAAGCTCCTAGGAATGTAAGTCCTATGCGGACAATTTTTCCCCCCATAGTATTAGATGATTAGGTGAAATTGTAACTTCCTTTCTTttcaattaatgaaatatagCTTTCATTTGTGTTTATGCTTTGAATTATTTTCGCTTTTCTTTATCTTTCTGATTCAATTGAGCCACTTAATCCATCCAAGACTTAATCTATTTTCTCCACTTGTAAATATTATCCGAGCTGGGTTATCCTCAAGAAACCTTCCAATAATATGCTTATTCAATAATCTTTTAAAGGGTTAAGTTATACTGGATTGGTCAGCTCTATCACTATCCTTTCACCCTGTGGACCCATCCGGGCTGGAATTTTAGTGGCTGACTATACTTTTATTTCGTGAATTTCTTTAATCTAATTAAGACAATCTTGTTAATAATTGTGAGCTCGTGTGCACAACTTATTATGCAATTAAAGCAAGTCAAATCATGTACCTTCTTAGCATATCAAGCCTAACTCCCATGTTTTGTTCTCCGTCCTGCGTTGAGTGGAACTGAGGCTGTGGTTTTACTCGCTGCTTTGTGCCTTCGATTTATTCTGCCTGGGTCAGAGAGGATTTGTAACCCCTATTCTGCCATTTGCCTTCCCCAAGCCTTGATTATTCTTTCGCTTGGTTCTTTCGAGCTCAAATCTGTGTATCTCAGCTCGGGATTGTGGTGCCAGGGGCATTtagggagcccggtcacctacctcgttgaggtcttgcgcaagattcaggctctttggccttactgtcgcttcatcatctcagccggttttgtggtgccaggggcgcttggggagcccggtcgcATACCTcgctgaggtcttgcgcaagattcaggcactgtggccttactgtcgcttcgtcatctcagccggtgttgtggtgccgggggcacttggggagccaGGTCACCTACCTTactgaggtcttgaacgagattcaggcactgtggccttactgtcgcttcatcatctcagtcggttttgtggtgccggaggcgcttggggagcccggtcacctacctcactgaggtcttgaatgagattcaggcactgtggccttactgtcgcttcatcatctcagccggttttgtggtaccGGGGgtgcttggggagcccggtcacctacctcactgaggtcttgaacgagattcaggcactgtggccttactgtcgcttcatcatctcagctggttttgtggtgccggggggggcttggggagcccggtcacctacctcgcTGAGGTCTTGAGCCTTTATgcctattttctttttctttttcgttTCTTTCAATGGAAGCAATGTAAGTTATGGCAAATAACAAATTTGATGATAACGTTTACTTTTATTTCCATGCTTCAAAATACAATTAATTCTCTTACATTTGGTAACATCTtaagggaagtaccttttcaaatattggatattccaagcatgaggctcagggtttccctgcatgTCCTCGATTCGATACACTCCTGGTTTGACCACTTTTATTATTCTGAAAGGACCCTCTCAGGTCGGCGCCAGCTTTTCTACTGCCGCTCTCTTTCCAGTAGCTTCCAGATTTCTCAGGGCCAGATCTTCTACCTtcaggcttctttctctgaccctttGATTGTAGTAACGAGCCGCTCTTTGTTGATAAGCAGTTGTACGGACTTGAGCTTCCTCTCTGACTTCTTCTAAGGCATCCAGGTTACTTCTCAGTTTATCACTATTGGCGTTCTCGTCATTGGACTGGACTCGATGTATAGGGACTTGTAGCTCGATTGGAACTACGGCCTCAGTGCCAAATGCAAGCGCGAAAGGTGTCTCTTTGGTTGACGCCCTGGGCGCAGTTCTGAATGCCCATAAAATACTGTTGAGCTCATCTGCCCAATTTCCCTTTGCTCCGTCCAATCGCTTTTTCAGCCCTTGGAGAATAGCTCTGTTGGTGATCTCTGTTTGGCCGTTGGTTTGGGGATGGGCCACCgaggagaatttatgccatatgcccatattTCTTGTAAATTCTCTGAAggcgctgcagtcaaattgcctGCCATTGTCTGAGATGAGTACCCTCGGTATTCCAAACCTACAGATGATGCTATCCCAGACAAAGTCTATCATTTTTCTTGCTGTGATAGTAGGGACTGTCTCTGCTTCTGGCCACTTCGAaaagtattccacagccactatCACAAACTTCTTCTGCCCAGTGGTCTTGGGAAAAGGTCCCAGGATATCTATGCCCCACTGAGAGAATGACcatgggctggatatgctggattGAGGTGTGGCTGGCACGTTAATGGAGTTGGCAAATCTCTGGCATACATCGCAtcttcggacaaactcttcagcctcctttttaacagtgggccagtaatacccttgcctgaatattttatttgccaACGTCACTGCCCCCTCATGGGCTCCGCATATCCCTCggtgtatttcttccatcaccctTATAGCCTCTTCCAGATTCACGCATCGAAGCCATGAGGTAGATTTCCCTCTTCTGTATAgggtttgtaatacccggctagaccccggcatcgaaatttcCACTTTCCAGCGGATTCTCCGTTGGAGTCCAGGATTCAGGAATGTTGGAGTCTTCCCCAAGGGTAGAACATAGgtgtttttaaaatatttttgcatgttttattgtATTGagtaaagaaaattgagttttgaaaaggaaaagtttaaggaggcaaatgccaggttcggccgccgaaggtgaagttcggccgccgaacgttgcatggtttcgcatgcagttttggccgccgaaggag
This Manihot esculenta cultivar AM560-2 chromosome 6, M.esculenta_v8, whole genome shotgun sequence DNA region includes the following protein-coding sequences:
- the LOC122723882 gene encoding uncharacterized protein LOC122723882 — encoded protein: MVELKKDSGLSWEVELSWEDVLLGCNDLPQLSLTEQVGFLRLTSVDKKYDVERCMFVSTLQDCRAAASNVKMDQIKPPKNFTLSRESMNAALDVLRAGRSVSEATQEVAQVSAARTERAPRVTDRSVEDPRHVRTDVASSLEDVPKERAQVTPVDRRASSGEMEVLGASVEIAPAAEDVLMEGVESELKDSIPPREESSVAPEGAVEEATNKRPPPSEAPAPAPVPKSSRASRRPAPALPPLEKEKTPVVPLLSATDNEILNAEDITHQSPASVVAEILRKRMFGGLQRLRTLVMGLFMEVDARDHSLREFVDRRIEEARLEENLSATSDARGNLAMAHEHSKSLQVKLSYTLDALKRADEKAAAVEIRCDEALKQLSSLEEVRRERDEAVSQKNKVWHQYKALKADSEAAQTHYDAVIAQREEALARIVVLEQELIKHANSEKDLALAAEASRLQNQHLCQEVEALKRRCSALLEDAKHAEDRVQLECEERLREYKESAELKKEIEQACEALLQSYKDSSELKAKIAEAYEARLAKFKASDEMKNAIWHKGFRMFVSSFNRGLREARHALSTPLAQLRALEIDSDGEEVHYGEDDRPFPKGVPHIATESLEEGTELKEGDGQETAGPEEEGVESLREYAGPQEGGAGSEIVPYVGPGAQSKILALPRLVV